The Natrinema salifodinae genome has a window encoding:
- a CDS encoding glycosyltransferase family 2 protein — MTPDHPQVSVVCSVAGPNDRLETAIDCLLAQTHTPQIVVTVDDAPDLAASLADRYADAPVVIDHTPGATGLSAARNRGATVADGEIFAFTDADCEPSEDWVAELVRCYAAHDAIAAGGPATPAWPDDRPARVPPELDWLIGATHRGFAPDGEGIREVRNTFGCNISFRADVFDALGGFDERLGKRPGHEIQGEEAELCARLRERFGQGVHYNPDAVVTHHVDDYQLERRTILERSFLQGRSKRLLADLLPDATDTEADYLGRLLGTWVPERLTQTVTDRSPRPLVETAWLLAVTAAVGVGYLTGGTTTLETPTETPHPEAQTQ; from the coding sequence ATGACACCCGACCACCCACAGGTCTCGGTCGTCTGCTCGGTCGCCGGTCCAAACGACCGGCTCGAGACGGCGATCGACTGCCTGCTCGCACAGACTCATACGCCCCAAATCGTCGTCACCGTCGACGATGCACCCGACCTGGCGGCCTCCCTCGCAGACCGGTACGCCGACGCGCCGGTCGTGATCGATCACACACCAGGCGCGACTGGCCTGTCGGCGGCACGCAACCGTGGCGCGACCGTCGCCGACGGCGAGATATTCGCCTTTACCGACGCCGACTGCGAGCCGTCGGAGGATTGGGTCGCCGAACTCGTCCGGTGCTACGCTGCCCACGACGCGATCGCGGCGGGCGGCCCGGCGACGCCGGCCTGGCCCGACGACCGGCCGGCCCGTGTGCCACCGGAACTCGACTGGCTCATCGGCGCGACCCACCGCGGGTTCGCTCCCGACGGCGAGGGCATCCGCGAGGTTCGCAACACGTTCGGCTGCAACATCTCGTTCCGCGCGGACGTCTTCGACGCGCTGGGCGGCTTCGACGAACGACTCGGGAAACGCCCCGGTCACGAGATTCAGGGCGAGGAGGCCGAGTTGTGCGCCCGCCTGCGCGAACGCTTCGGCCAGGGCGTCCACTACAACCCCGACGCGGTCGTCACCCACCACGTCGACGACTACCAGCTCGAACGCCGAACGATCCTCGAACGGTCGTTCCTCCAAGGGCGCTCGAAACGCCTGCTCGCTGACCTGCTCCCCGACGCGACCGACACGGAAGCCGACTACCTCGGACGACTGCTCGGTACGTGGGTTCCAGAACGACTCACCCAAACGGTCACGGACCGCTCGCCACGGCCACTCGTCGAGACGGCCTGGCTCCTCGCAGTCACGGCCGCGGTCGGCGTCGGCTATCTGACCGGCGGCACGACGACACTCGAGACACCGACTGAGACACCACACCCGGAGGCCCAAACCCAATGA
- a CDS encoding helix-turn-helix domain-containing protein, giving the protein MDQLDELILEFLEAMGSPGGEAVALPPTSVWLNLAKVRESTDKRQNTVSRHMSALADAGLLEKVDKDRGYYTITDLGRRYVNNELSNEEIEEIKSKL; this is encoded by the coding sequence ATGGATCAATTAGACGAGCTAATCCTCGAGTTTCTCGAGGCGATGGGCTCACCCGGCGGTGAGGCTGTTGCTTTGCCACCGACTTCGGTATGGCTTAATCTCGCGAAAGTACGCGAGTCGACTGATAAGCGACAAAATACAGTCTCTCGCCACATGTCTGCGCTTGCTGATGCGGGTCTACTTGAGAAAGTGGATAAAGATCGTGGATACTACACCATCACGGACCTTGGTCGCCGGTACGTGAACAACGAATTATCTAATGAGGAAATCGAAGAGATAAAATCGAAATTATAG
- a CDS encoding class I SAM-dependent methyltransferase, whose protein sequence is MSNAHARDRLHLFCGEDYREEAINVDANPDVDPDLVLDLTDYPWTPFEDDSVTYIEARHGLEHLADPTAFFEECARVLRSGGTLEITVPLGVNARMDNDHETKWTYETPEQYSAPDRRPWDPEVPFELVDRNVRTWLGGPLAPLTPLFQAAARRWPAWAAARCYGGELTAVYRRVEQ, encoded by the coding sequence ATGAGTAACGCACACGCCCGCGACCGGTTACACCTCTTTTGTGGCGAGGACTACCGAGAGGAGGCGATCAACGTCGATGCCAATCCCGACGTGGACCCCGACCTCGTACTCGACTTGACCGACTACCCGTGGACCCCCTTCGAGGATGACAGTGTGACATACATCGAAGCCCGCCACGGCCTCGAACACCTGGCCGATCCGACGGCCTTTTTCGAGGAGTGTGCGCGGGTACTCCGATCAGGCGGCACCCTCGAAATCACCGTCCCGCTGGGGGTCAACGCTCGAATGGACAACGATCACGAAACGAAGTGGACCTACGAAACGCCCGAACAGTACTCCGCGCCCGATCGCCGCCCGTGGGACCCCGAAGTTCCCTTCGAGTTGGTCGACCGCAACGTTCGGACGTGGCTCGGCGGCCCACTCGCGCCACTCACGCCGCTGTTCCAAGCGGCTGCTCGCCGCTGGCCGGCGTGGGCCGCGGCCCGCTGCTACGGCGGTGAACTCACCGCGGTCTATCGGAGGGTCGAGCAATGA
- a CDS encoding winged helix-turn-helix domain-containing protein yields the protein MDQTTTIKTSRISIELRDVDEEILWLLLEGRCTPRYLAGEIGVVQQYISQRLSRLVENDVVTKVDRGLYELPDEYRQEVTADE from the coding sequence ATGGATCAGACTACCACAATCAAGACGAGCCGGATCAGCATCGAACTGAGGGACGTCGACGAAGAAATACTGTGGCTCTTGCTCGAGGGCCGCTGCACGCCGCGCTACCTTGCCGGCGAGATCGGCGTCGTCCAACAGTACATCTCGCAACGACTCTCGAGACTCGTCGAGAACGACGTCGTCACGAAGGTCGATCGCGGACTGTACGAGCTGCCCGACGAGTATCGCCAGGAGGTGACGGCCGATGAGTGA
- a CDS encoding metal-dependent hydrolase has product MRFWFYLIKMGGFDEHVRAGAIVAIVAAALAGTYAIKEGYPPRTIAILIGGVFTVLLIGSVLPDIDIHSSIPRRYLGKILIGTAVVGALFVSVQNPWIPRMVGLKLVTALGLTELPVSVVGSSVLVVGLAAVAKGAGHSLDELLTHRGVTHTVGFAVFFGGVALLLSRRSLSLEIKLATIIGAAGVVGVLVHTHWVDR; this is encoded by the coding sequence GTGAGGTTCTGGTTCTACCTGATCAAAATGGGTGGGTTCGACGAACACGTTCGAGCGGGAGCAATCGTAGCGATCGTTGCTGCCGCTCTTGCGGGCACATATGCGATTAAAGAGGGCTATCCCCCACGAACGATAGCAATTCTAATCGGAGGCGTATTCACTGTTCTATTAATAGGATCAGTGCTTCCAGATATCGACATCCATTCGTCTATCCCGAGACGATACCTTGGGAAAATCCTCATCGGCACGGCTGTCGTTGGGGCTCTATTCGTGTCCGTACAAAATCCATGGATACCGAGGATGGTCGGATTGAAATTGGTGACTGCGCTCGGACTGACAGAACTCCCCGTCAGCGTGGTTGGTAGTAGTGTACTGGTAGTCGGGCTTGCGGCAGTTGCAAAAGGAGCGGGACACAGCCTTGATGAACTGCTAACCCATCGTGGCGTCACTCATACGGTTGGGTTCGCTGTGTTTTTCGGTGGAGTCGCGTTGCTCCTATCTAGGAGATCGCTGTCACTCGAGATAAAACTCGCAACGATAATTGGGGCTGCGGGTGTTGTTGGCGTGCTCGTGCACACGCATTGGGTAGATCGATAG
- a CDS encoding glycosyltransferase, with product MTEIAVAHEHYLERGGGEHVADTLARTFDADIYAGLVREDATADDLDPEPICDGAWASVMERSVFARDLTYFQAWRHASDLHDYDAIIQSGNNPGWYVPQDDQTIIKYVHSPQRTPYDRWANGDPGALTRAYAEAARQLYQETLTHPDVFVANSEVIARRCRKYWGVPEDKLEVVYPPVDTESYGQEHATAEPTYYFTFSRLYPSKRIDQIVRAFTRLDDSYQLVVGGSGPDRDRLESIADDSVQFVGYLSEAEKRRRLAECRAFIFAAENEDFGLCPIEAFASGTPVLGVNEGFTQHQILAGQNGYTFGRDPGDLDGAIHRFEREGAAWSPTQLETFAADNFGRERFAREMQRIVMEARERSAIDVSYDRPLETTDDAQLAVTDGGTDE from the coding sequence ATGACCGAAATTGCAGTCGCACACGAACACTACCTCGAACGCGGCGGCGGCGAACACGTCGCTGATACACTCGCTCGCACGTTCGACGCCGATATCTACGCCGGCCTGGTCCGCGAGGATGCGACGGCCGACGATCTCGATCCGGAACCGATCTGCGACGGCGCGTGGGCGTCGGTCATGGAGCGATCGGTGTTCGCTCGCGATCTGACCTACTTTCAGGCCTGGCGACATGCTTCCGACCTCCATGACTACGACGCGATTATCCAGTCGGGCAACAATCCTGGCTGGTACGTCCCGCAGGACGACCAAACGATCATCAAATACGTCCACTCTCCACAACGCACTCCCTACGATCGGTGGGCCAACGGTGACCCCGGAGCACTCACGCGCGCCTACGCCGAAGCCGCCCGCCAACTCTATCAAGAGACGCTTACACACCCGGACGTCTTCGTCGCCAATAGTGAGGTGATCGCCAGGCGCTGCCGGAAATACTGGGGCGTCCCCGAGGACAAACTCGAAGTCGTCTACCCGCCGGTCGATACTGAAAGCTACGGACAAGAGCACGCCACGGCAGAACCGACCTATTACTTCACGTTCTCCCGACTCTACCCCTCGAAGCGAATCGACCAGATCGTGCGGGCGTTCACGCGGCTTGACGACAGTTATCAGCTCGTGGTCGGCGGCTCCGGTCCCGACCGCGACCGTCTCGAGTCGATCGCCGACGACAGTGTTCAATTCGTCGGCTACCTCAGCGAAGCCGAGAAACGCCGCCGACTCGCGGAGTGTCGGGCCTTTATTTTCGCCGCCGAAAACGAGGATTTCGGGCTGTGTCCCATCGAAGCGTTCGCAAGCGGGACACCCGTCCTTGGCGTCAACGAGGGCTTCACGCAACACCAAATCCTCGCAGGCCAGAACGGCTACACCTTCGGACGCGACCCCGGTGACCTCGACGGAGCGATTCACCGCTTCGAGCGCGAGGGCGCGGCATGGTCGCCAACCCAACTCGAGACGTTCGCGGCCGACAACTTCGGACGTGAGCGCTTCGCCCGAGAGATGCAACGCATCGTCATGGAGGCCCGCGAACGCAGCGCCATCGACGTGTCCTACGACCGGCCACTCGAGACGACCGACGACGCACAACTGGCCGTCACTGACGGAGGGACCGATGAGTAA
- a CDS encoding S8 family peptidase produces MTRKVTTVALTLAVLLAGITVPVAAADSPVAFQEYDRGGDLQPSFIVHYEDGTLDSLETWTEEDARYDLIAVNNDSSEAVVTGPQYHVSTPGLLEAPRIAALGGTSLAVTPLESRSYIEDVSPNYRHSYVEPITSLATADEYDTPASNWRVRGSWATDGIAFTDDANESTIGDARQVIDADAVSADGSGVDVAVLDTGLNVKNASADPLYGDRIAGAYNFVTDESGTVTNGFENISDGNGHGSWVASAIAANATNDSYDGVAPGATLHVGKTLADDGSGSTADIVDGIRWAETQDTDILSMSLGSPVYDEEIATALEDYLEGNGTVAYVAVGNSRMVRPAQIASPADVPEDGIISVAATTAEEPANASVAYFSQTGKDNGVTDLSSGTTRGASPDVAAPGMQVTVPTYSESGYRTNSTLSGTSMATPIEAARGAVGLSANPSLENQTETFAEWVRNTTNPVPNAGITEVGNGMGSVARLANLNASEETQKEARTDAATGRDAANGNFGTGFQFQAIRQVQQAVGL; encoded by the coding sequence ATGACCCGTAAAGTCACAACCGTAGCGCTCACGCTCGCTGTCCTGCTCGCCGGAATCACGGTGCCGGTCGCCGCGGCCGACAGTCCGGTGGCGTTTCAGGAGTACGATCGCGGCGGTGACTTACAGCCGAGTTTCATCGTCCACTACGAGGATGGCACACTCGACAGCCTCGAGACGTGGACCGAGGAAGATGCCCGCTACGATCTGATTGCGGTCAACAACGACTCGAGCGAGGCCGTCGTCACTGGTCCACAGTACCACGTCTCGACGCCGGGCTTGCTTGAGGCCCCACGGATCGCCGCACTCGGTGGCACGTCGCTTGCGGTGACGCCACTTGAGTCTCGCAGTTATATCGAAGATGTGTCGCCGAACTACCGCCACAGCTACGTGGAACCAATCACCTCGCTGGCGACCGCCGATGAGTACGACACTCCGGCGAGTAACTGGCGTGTGCGTGGCTCATGGGCGACTGACGGCATCGCGTTCACCGACGACGCCAACGAAAGCACGATCGGTGACGCCCGGCAGGTGATCGACGCCGACGCGGTCAGCGCCGACGGCAGCGGCGTCGACGTGGCCGTGCTCGATACGGGCTTGAACGTCAAAAACGCAAGCGCCGATCCGCTGTATGGCGACCGCATAGCTGGCGCGTACAATTTCGTCACGGACGAGTCGGGCACCGTGACGAACGGCTTCGAGAACATTTCGGATGGCAACGGTCACGGATCGTGGGTTGCATCGGCGATCGCCGCCAACGCGACGAACGACTCGTATGACGGCGTCGCGCCGGGTGCGACACTGCACGTCGGCAAGACGCTGGCCGACGACGGCAGTGGGTCGACCGCTGATATTGTCGACGGGATTCGATGGGCCGAAACGCAGGATACGGATATCTTGTCGATGAGTCTCGGCAGCCCGGTCTATGACGAGGAAATCGCCACCGCACTCGAGGACTATCTCGAGGGCAACGGCACGGTCGCCTACGTGGCGGTCGGCAACTCTCGGATGGTGCGGCCAGCCCAAATCGCAAGCCCGGCGGACGTTCCAGAAGACGGCATCATCTCGGTCGCAGCGACGACCGCTGAGGAACCCGCCAACGCCTCCGTCGCGTACTTCTCCCAGACCGGCAAGGACAACGGCGTGACCGACCTCTCGAGTGGCACGACCCGCGGTGCGTCACCGGATGTGGCTGCACCCGGAATGCAGGTCACGGTACCGACCTACAGCGAATCAGGCTACCGAACCAACAGCACACTCTCTGGGACGAGCATGGCGACGCCAATCGAAGCCGCTCGCGGTGCGGTTGGACTCTCCGCCAACCCGTCTCTCGAAAACCAGACCGAGACGTTCGCCGAGTGGGTCCGAAACACGACGAACCCGGTTCCGAACGCCGGCATCACGGAGGTCGGCAACGGCATGGGCTCGGTTGCGAGGCTCGCGAATCTGAACGCCAGCGAGGAAACGCAGAAAGAGGCCCGCACCGACGCAGCCACAGGCCGTGATGCTGCAAACGGCAACTTCGGGACTGGGTTCCAATTCCAGGCAATCCGGCAGGTCCAACAGGCAGTGGGGCTGTGA
- a CDS encoding Cdc6/Cdc18 family protein, with the protein MITNPDVLTPDVQPPRELIVHRNSEINHLTSIFEPVTQGLTTSGAFIHGPPGSGKTCAARVLLKNLPAEVDPEYVDGGKCPPIETAYIDCYNGKSRRQVYQELLEELGDGPAETRRSIATDELQRRTRTLIDGYIVVLLDEADQIGEKAVLKELYEMTGVVLLPVVNETHHLFADAEDRLDSRLTSLTPVPFKCYDESTLVEILQARVDAGLEPGVVDQTHLETIASRSKNDARRAIAILNNAVETARGQNASELTMEIIDQATPMSEPDVIRSHLSALSRTQRICLETIAEIGPAKSGAIQQAYSSDERVDEARSQRMVRDWLSEFEDRKLVRPFETCNGPKYEVREHVREELDVKRETA; encoded by the coding sequence ATGATTACGAACCCGGACGTTCTCACACCCGACGTCCAACCGCCACGGGAGTTGATCGTCCACCGCAACAGCGAGATCAACCATCTGACGAGCATCTTTGAGCCGGTTACACAGGGACTCACCACCAGTGGGGCGTTCATCCACGGGCCGCCAGGCTCGGGGAAGACGTGTGCCGCACGGGTGCTGCTCAAGAATCTCCCCGCCGAAGTCGACCCCGAGTACGTCGACGGTGGCAAGTGTCCGCCGATCGAGACGGCCTACATCGACTGCTACAACGGAAAGTCACGACGCCAGGTCTACCAGGAACTACTCGAGGAGCTGGGCGACGGGCCGGCAGAAACACGGCGCTCGATTGCGACCGACGAACTCCAGCGGCGTACCCGCACCTTGATCGACGGATACATCGTCGTGCTATTGGACGAAGCCGACCAGATCGGTGAGAAGGCAGTCCTCAAAGAACTCTACGAAATGACCGGCGTTGTGTTGCTCCCGGTCGTCAACGAAACGCACCACCTGTTTGCCGACGCCGAAGATCGCCTGGATTCGCGGCTGACGTCGCTGACGCCGGTGCCGTTCAAATGCTACGACGAGTCGACGCTCGTCGAAATTTTACAGGCGCGAGTCGATGCAGGGTTAGAGCCTGGCGTCGTCGACCAGACACACCTCGAGACGATTGCCAGCCGGTCGAAAAATGACGCGCGGCGGGCGATCGCAATCCTGAACAACGCCGTCGAGACGGCGCGAGGGCAAAACGCCAGCGAACTCACAATGGAGATTATCGACCAGGCGACGCCAATGTCCGAACCCGACGTGATCCGGTCGCACCTCTCGGCGCTGTCGCGCACGCAGCGCATCTGTCTCGAAACGATTGCCGAGATCGGGCCGGCGAAAAGCGGGGCGATTCAGCAAGCCTACAGTAGTGACGAGCGTGTTGACGAAGCGCGGAGTCAACGGATGGTTCGCGATTGGCTCTCAGAGTTCGAGGATCGGAAGCTCGTGCGACCGTTCGAGACGTGCAATGGGCCGAAATACGAAGTGCGCGAGCACGTCCGCGAGGAATTGGATGTCAAACGCGAAACGGCGTAA
- a CDS encoding helix-hairpin-helix domain-containing protein: protein MYDDPSVWELGLIAAIILAASVRDRLESDPDPIEEAKRLYAEGMIDEPELERRIEEAVDDDHEAIRLVVEDVNGVSDSRSKAIAREYDSLDELRASDREKLEGVPGIGEELAEAVLERVRSTGNAE, encoded by the coding sequence ATGTACGACGATCCGTCAGTGTGGGAACTCGGCCTCATCGCGGCGATCATCCTCGCGGCAAGCGTCCGCGACCGCCTCGAAAGCGACCCCGACCCCATCGAGGAGGCCAAACGCCTCTACGCCGAGGGCATGATCGACGAACCAGAACTCGAGCGCCGCATCGAGGAGGCCGTCGACGACGACCACGAGGCGATCCGGCTGGTCGTCGAGGACGTCAATGGCGTCTCTGACTCACGCTCGAAGGCGATCGCCCGCGAGTACGACTCGCTGGACGAGCTGCGTGCGTCCGATCGGGAGAAACTCGAGGGCGTGCCGGGGATTGGAGAGGAGTTGGCCGAGGCCGTGCTCGAAAGGGTTCGATCCACCGGAAACGCGGAGTGA